A region of the Methylobacterium nodulans ORS 2060 genome:
ACCATCATCTCATGCTGCGGAAGCTGCAGCGCGGGGTTAGCTCAGACATGACCCCAGCCCGTGTGGATCAGGTGGCGGATGCAGTCGCGACAAGGACCGTCTTCAAAGTGTTGGAGGCGATCTTACCTCCGCCCAGCCTAGATGCGCTCTCACTTGAGGACATCCTTCATTTCCGGCGGGCGACACAATCCGTACGGCGAGACTTCCTGGCGGACGTCAGACGCACAGTTTCTGCCGAAAGCGATCCTGCGCACCCGGTACAAGCCGAAAAGGTCGTGAACCGGATCACGCAAGATCTCATGAATCGCGCCCGTCGTTATGGCGCGGAACTGCAGGGTGCCCGTGCGAGGCTATGGCCCAAGCTCATCGACGTGGCGCGATCACCCACCACAGCAGGGGGAACCGCTGCAGCCCTGGCCGCCTCCTACATCACTGGATCAGGTTACGTCCTCTTGACGTCAGCTTTGCTCCCCACCCTTGGCGCGTTGAAGGCCGTAACTGAATGGAAGACTGAGGAGGACTCGGTACGCAACTCACACGCGACGTCGGTCGCGTACCTATCTCAGCTCAGCAGCCTCGCATGACATCTGCGCGGCCTCCATAGCTACGAACTTCCGCGTGACGTCGGAGCGAAGCTTTGGATCGGAGCGCTGCACGCGTAGTCGTGAACGTTGTGTTTCCGCGTCCATGCCAAGGTCCAATACTGGCGCGATGCAACATGCAGGCGCAGGTAGTGGTGGAACAGCCCCGCCGTCGCGTGCAGCCCGGCCACCGCGATCACCGCATGGCTGCAAGCTCGTGCCAGTGGTTGATCGGCCCGCGCCGGTCGCCGGCCCGCTTTCCCTGTGCATAAGCGTGGCCAACGCTGCTGCGCCTTAATCCGGCGCAAGCCTCCGGCAGGCACAGTGATCCATCGTGCCGGGCGCGGAGGTGGGGCCGGATGGGGATCGAGGGTTTCGTGGTCGATGCGGTCACGCGCACCGCGCAGCGGCGCGCCGCGGATCCATGTGCCTCGGCCTGGGTCTCGGCCAATGCGGGCGCGGGCAAGACCAAGGTGCTTACCGACCGGGTGGTGCGGCTTCTGCTGCACGGGGCGGCGCCGTCGAAGATCCTCTGCCTCACCTTCACCAAGGCGGCGGCCGCGAACATGGCGATCCGCGTCTTCGAGCGGCTCGGGCGCTGGGTGACCCTCGACGCCGAGGCGCTGCGGGCCGAGCTGACCGAGCTCGAGGGCGAGCGGCCGGATGCCGCCACCTTGCGCCGGGCGCGCCGCCTCTTCGCGCGCGCCGTCGAGACGCCGGGCGGCCTCAAGATCGAGACCCTGCACGCCCTGTGCGAGCGGCTCCTCCATCTCGTGCCCTTCGAGGCGAATGTGCCGGCCCGCTTCGTCGTGCTCGATGAGGCGCAGACCCGCGAGGCGGTGGACCGCACCATCGACAACGTGCTGGCGGATGCGGTGGACGGCACCCATCCGGATCTCGCCGGGGCGCTCGGCCTCGTCGCGCCCGAGGCCGCGGGCGAGACCCTGCGCCGGGCGATCGGCGAGGCGGTGCGGGCGCGGTCGCTGCTTGGCCATCCGGACGGGCCGCAGGCGCGGCTGGAGCATTTGCGGGATGCGCTCGGGCTCGCGCCGGGCGAGACCGCCGCGGCGATCGAGGCGCGGATGCTGGAGGAGGGTCCGGGCGACTGGGCCGGCCTCGCGGCGCGGCTGCGTACCGGCAAGGCCACCGACGAGAAGCGGGCCGAGGCGCTGGCGCTCGCCGCCGTCGCGGAAGGCCCCCAGCGCCTGCCGCTCTACCTCGCGGTCTTCTTCAAGGACGAGGGGGAGGGGGATCCCTACGCGGCGGCGACGCTCGGCACCAAGGCGGTGCCGGAGGCGGTCAAGCAGGCGCTCCTCGACGAGCAGGCGCGGCTGTCGACGCTGCGCGAGCGGCTCAAGGCGGCCCGGGCCCATGCGCGCACCTGCGCCCTGTTCACCCTCGCGGCCGAGATCCACCGGCGGGTCGAGTTGCAGAAGGCGCGTCTCGGCGCCCTCGACTTCGACGATCTGATCCACAAGACCCTCGACCTGCTGACGCGGGTCGATTCGGCCTGGGTGCTCTACAAGCTCGACCGCGGCATCGACCATGTCCTGATCGACGAGGCGCAGGACACCAATCCGGAGCAATGGGAGATCCTGCGCCGGATCACCGAGGATTTCTGCGCCGGCGCGGGGGCCCGCAGCGGCGAGATGCCCCGCACCCGCTTCGCGGTGGGCGACCCCAAGCAGTCGATCTACAGCTTCCAGGGCGCGGCGCCGGAGGAATTCGAGACCACGCGGCAGGCCTGGCGCAAGGCGGCGCTCGGGGCCGGGCTCACCTTCGAGGATGTCGGGCTCACCCTCTCGTTCCGCTCCGCCAGGGGCGTGCTGCGGGGCGTCGACGCCACCTTCGCGCTGGCGGAGCACTTTCGCGGTCTCTCCTTCGGGGATGAGGCGGTCGGCACCGTGCACGAGACCGTGCGGATCGGCGCGCCGGGGCAGGTCGAGCTGTGGCCGGCGGAGACGCCCTCGCCGGAGCCGGAGCCGGATGCCTGGGTGCAGCCGGTCGATGCCGTCGAGGCCGGCGCGCCCGCGCTCGTCGTAGCGCGGCGGGTCGCCCGGGCGGTGCGGTGCTGGACCACGACCGGCGACGAGGCCGGCCGGATCTGGCGGCCGGGCGAGATCCTGATCCTGGTGCGCAAGCGCTCGGCGGCCTTCGAGGGCGTGATCCGGGCCCTCAAGGCGGAGGGCGTGCCGGTGGCGGGCCAGGACCGGCTCGACATCGCCGCCCATATCGCCGTGATGGATCTGGTGGCGGCCGGGCGCGCCGCGCTGCTGCCCGAGGACGACCTCACCCTCGCCACCGCCCTCAAGACGCCGCTCGTCGGGCTCTCCGACGACGACCTCGTGCGCATTGCCGCCCGGCGCGAGGCGTCCGAATCGCTGGCCAGAGCGCTCGCCCGGCATGCCGAGGCCGGCGATCCGGCGGCGCAGCGG
Encoded here:
- the addA gene encoding double-strand break repair helicase AddA, translated to MGIEGFVVDAVTRTAQRRAADPCASAWVSANAGAGKTKVLTDRVVRLLLHGAAPSKILCLTFTKAAAANMAIRVFERLGRWVTLDAEALRAELTELEGERPDAATLRRARRLFARAVETPGGLKIETLHALCERLLHLVPFEANVPARFVVLDEAQTREAVDRTIDNVLADAVDGTHPDLAGALGLVAPEAAGETLRRAIGEAVRARSLLGHPDGPQARLEHLRDALGLAPGETAAAIEARMLEEGPGDWAGLAARLRTGKATDEKRAEALALAAVAEGPQRLPLYLAVFFKDEGEGDPYAAATLGTKAVPEAVKQALLDEQARLSTLRERLKAARAHARTCALFTLAAEIHRRVELQKARLGALDFDDLIHKTLDLLTRVDSAWVLYKLDRGIDHVLIDEAQDTNPEQWEILRRITEDFCAGAGARSGEMPRTRFAVGDPKQSIYSFQGAAPEEFETTRQAWRKAALGAGLTFEDVGLTLSFRSARGVLRGVDATFALAEHFRGLSFGDEAVGTVHETVRIGAPGQVELWPAETPSPEPEPDAWVQPVDAVEAGAPALVVARRVARAVRCWTTTGDEAGRIWRPGEILILVRKRSAAFEGVIRALKAEGVPVAGQDRLDIAAHIAVMDLVAAGRAALLPEDDLTLATALKTPLVGLSDDDLVRIAARREASESLARALARHAEAGDPAAQRGAAALAEWQALARETGPFGFYAELLGPRGGRTRLVARLGGEAGDAIDVFLTAAVQAEQGTDAPSLTGFLARYAPSGGRDAGGHTVKRDLESVRDEVRVMTVHGAKGLEAGLVVLIDGCEPLGRNDPPLLPMEIGDGTAVHGGTVPVWSPSKGHDCPAIAAARDALHDRARQEHNRLLYVAMTRAKDRLVIAPYRGSDKETPEAWCEMVRRGLVEAFGGVERTEMPYGPAETWREGAAVPMPPAPPVSAPAAEALPDWLFRPVAPEAEPLPPLRPSGLGAADEPRRSDARSSDPAARRRGVLIHALLEHLPAVAPERRETAATAFVAARAPGLAPPDRAAIVAAVMRLLADPDLAVLFGPAARAEVTLAGRIPLRGAEWPVHGRVDRLAVTDEAVWLCDFKTGRPPSEDAPVPAGMAAQVALYAALLARIHPDRAVIPLLVWTAGPIIRRLSEAECAAALDAIVPG